CTTTGATGGGACAGGCGGACTTGGCCGGGGACGCCCAGCTTTGCTGATTTGTGATCTTCGGAATACTTTGTGATCTGAGTTCGGATGGTGACTGAGTCGCTAGTTACCTTATTAACCTGTAATCCGGAACCAATAAAAGCACTGGTGTGGTCTGCTGCGGAATGTACTCCCAATTCAAAAGCTCTTTGTGGATTGTCGATTAAAAATTGGTCAGCGTAGGTCGTGTTGAATCCCATCCTCAATATCTGAGGAACAAGATATTTCGATAGGGCAGTGTAATCACGAAACTTACCCCCGTCTTCTTCACCGGGTCGATACCATCCAGCGTCATGGGAGAGTAAAACTCGATTCTGTAGCCCAGCATTTTTCAGACGGACCAATGCTCTGGACACGAAGTCGATGCGCTCGGGAGTAGGGTTGACGTTGTCGATGGAGACCCAAAGGCCAAGCTTGGCCGCCTTTAGTTGGCTTTCCTGATCTGCTTGCGTTGCGTGTACCCAAATCAAAGCTTCTGGCGATACGCCTTCCTCTTGCAGGATCTCAACCATCTGGAAAATCGCTTGGGTCGGCCCTGTATGACAGGCAATCGTTAAACCTGTTTTCAAGTGTGTGCGGCAAGCAGCACGAACCAGCTTTTCATGCATGGGGGACAGGGTATCTCCACGGTCGACTCCTATTTTTATAAACCCGGGCTTGATGCCGGTATCTTCGATGCCGTTTTCAAATTCATTGATCCACCGCGCCGCTAGTTCATCTGCAGATAGTTTTTGAACGTCCGTCGGTATGAATTGGTTCTCACGAGCTCCGTAATAGCCGGTGTTAGTGACAATATGAAGTCCCGTTTTTTTCGACAGCGATTTGAGCAAACGAGGATCTCTACCGAGAAATGCCGGTGTGCATTCCACGATCGATTGGAAGCCTAATGCTTTTGCTTCTTCCAAATATGGCAGGACTTTCTCACTGACTTCATTTCTGTCCCAACGGTGATAGCCGGTTTCCTCGGCTCCGATAAAGTCTACCAGAATATGTTCATGTTCCAAGGTTCGCCCGAGTTCAGAGGAGTCGATCGGACCTCGAACAGTCATGACCGTTCCGGCAGTGAGATAGGAACAAAATAGCAGCGAGGTGCTTAGAGTATGGTATATAATCTTCTTCAT
This genomic stretch from Opitutia bacterium ISCC 52 harbors:
- a CDS encoding phosphotriesterase, giving the protein MKKIIYHTLSTSLLFCSYLTAGTVMTVRGPIDSSELGRTLEHEHILVDFIGAEETGYHRWDRNEVSEKVLPYLEEAKALGFQSIVECTPAFLGRDPRLLKSLSKKTGLHIVTNTGYYGARENQFIPTDVQKLSADELAARWINEFENGIEDTGIKPGFIKIGVDRGDTLSPMHEKLVRAACRTHLKTGLTIACHTGPTQAIFQMVEILQEEGVSPEALIWVHATQADQESQLKAAKLGLWVSIDNVNPTPERIDFVSRALVRLKNAGLQNRVLLSHDAGWYRPGEEDGGKFRDYTALSKYLVPQILRMGFNTTYADQFLIDNPQRAFELGVHSAADHTSAFIGSGLQVNKVTSDSVTIRTQITKYSEDHKSAKLGVPGQVRLSHQSEIGHMGMTDWVTVSAGNDFTHDFSISGLRKNTEYTFTAEARRDSTAPVTDTLSASIKTER